CATCCTCGGACCACAAATTCAGTCCGGATCCCCCCGACCCTCTCTGCGAAGCAGACGGGAAAGATGACAGGCGGAACCCCCAAGCCGGCCGGTGTCGATGCGACCCCCGGCCGCTGTCCAGGCCGGACGACAGCGAGCGAGTTACCTCCGGTTCCGTCCGAGTTGTCGTTCAGGCTGCCCGAGGAGTCGTGCTGGCTCCCCACGCAGCCACCCATGGATGGTTCGGCTCAGCGACCCGGGCCGGGTAGATCGCCGCCTCCTCCGCGCCCCCCCGCCGCGGTTCGGCAAGGCTGCATCACATCGCCGAAGGAGACCTCCTCATATcttaccccccacccccaacaaCAAATTCAGTGGGAAACGATGCTTCGAGATACGAGCTAGGAACACAATTCACTTGTCCCTCAAAGCATGCACATTGCCCTATGTTGACTACATACTACTTATTTAGTTGTCTACTactaatttattatgttgacaactGATGTTAAACATGCATTTGGAAAAACCTTGcatgaacaaatattttaacGGGGGAGTTATGATGTTATTACTCTATGATTGAGACGTGATCATACTTGATTTGTGAAAATCGCCAAGGGAGAAGATGAACAATCAATATTCCACATTTTAGTCCTTTAGCTTCTAGGTTCAGGGTGCCATTAAGTCTGCCATCTTGTCTGGAGTGAAGATCTCAATCCAGTAGCCATCTGGATCTTGAATGAAGGCCAGTCCTTTCCTCTTGCCTGCCAACACCACAAACAGTTGTCATACAAACATTTCAGACATCTCTGTTTAGGTTATGTGTGTTTACCAGAGTGCGGTTTCTTGATAAAGGTGACACCCAGAGATTGAAACAGATGACAAGCAATCCCAACATCGGGCACAGCTATTCCAATGTGACCTGTTGTGATGTGACCAAAACAAATCGatttgaaaaagtaaaatgaaTTTTAGCCTGAATGAGCAGCTGCAGGGCTCACCAAATCCGATGGGGTCACTGTTTCCGTTGTGATATGACAAACTTGGGTTCGACTCAGACCCCCAATTGCTAGCACATAAACATAAATACATTGTTGGGAATATGTATCACAGAGATAATATTGCATCTTgtcaattattgttttttaatccgCGGATTGTTTACGCACTGTGTTAGCTCCAAGGTGGCTCTCCGGGAGAATGTCCAGGCTGTTCGTTCCCGGATATCGGACGGAATGTCAGCTTTATTCTCGAAACCCAAAAAGTACAGAGTGAAGTGAACTGATGGGAAGTCGATCTTCTGCAACAGCCTGAcaaaacatgcacacatttgATATCATTGAATGGCAAATTTGACTCATGTGTCATGACTAACGTCATTCCGAGGATCCGGGTGTAAAAGTCCAAGGATCGAGCGGGATCTTTGACCCTCAGCATGGTTTGCTGCATCATGTAGTCCTACACACAGCAAAAATATATCACCTTTTTAACTCAGAAATCAAGAGTCTTGGATATAatgaactacatttttttagccCACTTAAAATTTCCCATTCAAATGTCTACATTCTGAAATCATTCAAAAACTAACTGCTTTCTTGAATGATTGTAAATAATGACAAGTACTTATTGTGCTTCAAAGCAATGGACTTAAGGTGTGTTCAACGCGAGGGATGCGTCATGACaacaagctttaaaaaataaatgctgttttcacGTATTAACTCGGAGAATGAATGTCAAATTGAAAGAGAAGGTGCGTAACCTTGGTGGCGGGGTCTCCTTCCTTGCAGGCCTCGGCTACCGCTTGCTCCGATAGACCTCGGTCCATGACGGCGTACGAAGATTTGACAGCAGACTAAACAATGACGGCAAAAAGCAGTTGTACCTGCCCTAGCAGGCACGTTTGTGTGCAGGAATGTAGTTGCGTGTGTCAGCATGTGTTGTGGAAATGGAGTGTGGGACTGGAACCAATAAATGGCCTGGGCCTATCTTAATGTAGTAAGTAGCATTATGAGtaatgataat
This portion of the Stigmatopora nigra isolate UIUO_SnigA chromosome 19, RoL_Snig_1.1, whole genome shotgun sequence genome encodes:
- the LOC144212728 gene encoding lactoylglutathione lyase-like isoform X2, producing the protein MCLCAFFGLPFLEKSNNGIEDYMMQQTMLRVKDPARSLDFYTRILGMTLLQKIDFPSVHFTLYFLGFENKADIPSDIRERTAWTFSRRATLELTHNWGSESNPSLSYHNGNSDPIGFGHIGIAVPDVGIACHLFQSLGVTFIKKPHSGKRKGLAFIQDPDGYWIEIFTPDKMADLMAP
- the LOC144212728 gene encoding lactoylglutathione lyase-like isoform X1; its protein translation is MDRGLSEQAVAEACKEGDPATKDYMMQQTMLRVKDPARSLDFYTRILGMTLLQKIDFPSVHFTLYFLGFENKADIPSDIRERTAWTFSRRATLELTHNWGSESNPSLSYHNGNSDPIGFGHIGIAVPDVGIACHLFQSLGVTFIKKPHSGKRKGLAFIQDPDGYWIEIFTPDKMADLMAP